TCCGTGAAGAGATGCTGGAGAAAGATAAATTCCTCAAAGCCGTTTCCGCAGAGAAGATAAAACATTTCGAACGGATTCCCATTGCCATCTTCAAGGAGGGAGAACTGATGTTCGGTGATTTCATCAATGGAATCGATATTCAGAAGATCGAAGCGCAGGACCCATTCAATGTGCAGCAGAGCCTTAAAAACCATCTCGAGAACAAGATGGATGATATTCTGCTGGATAGGCTCATCTCTGAGAGGAAGCTAACGCATGAATCGGAAAGGAAACTCAAGTCTTTCAAAGAGAGACTCATGATGGAGGATCTCTATAACAATTTCATCATGAAGGATATCCAGATCTCCGACAGGGAGATCGAGGCATATTACAAGGAAAATGGAAAGGAATTCGAAATTCCGCTGTCTGCGAAATTGAGGATGATCTCGGCCGGAACGAGAGAAAAGATGGAAGCGATAAAGAAGAAGATTATGGAAGGCGAAGAGTTCTCCGCCGTGGCGGCTGAGTTCTCCGAAGACCGTTTCACGGCGTCCCGGGGAGGAGATATGGGATGGGTCCAGAAGGGGGAGATGCCGGAAAAGATCGACGAACTGATATTTTCCATGGAGCCGGGAGATACCTCTGATATTCTCGAGCTTCCCGAAGGATTCGGGATACTCAAGGTGGAAGAAAGGAAGGAACCGGTCATCCCCGTTCTCTCGGATGTGAAGGAAAAGATCAGGAAGCAGCTTATGAAGCAAAAAGGGGAAACTGAAAGAGCGAAATGGGTCTCCACGCTGGAGCAAAAGTCAAGGATAAAGATCTACGAGAGGAACGTCAGAAAAGGAGCAAGGCTGTTCATCCATGAATTTGAGGAAAGAGAAAAAGCAAGTCCTGAAAGGGGAAAATAAACCGGAGGCGGATGGAAAGAAATGAGCAACGATCGAAACAGAAAAAAGCTCATGCTTTCGCTGTTCTTGATGACTCTTCTCATGACGATCTTCCTCTCATCTCCTGATATCGCGGCTCAGA
This genomic window from Acidobacteriota bacterium contains:
- a CDS encoding peptidylprolyl isomerase gives rise to the protein MKGSRYFLCFFSLLLIFHSGADHAFSAEDLILARINEEALTLDDLARLFTDKHQGHTGMLASEALLRDFLFKVVDERLLIQEAYNLELDKIIERRETFVKFRKKLLKDDLYKEEVLDKAVITDEMVEEAYKRLDVLYRGRVITVHSEREAMEIHKKLQKGEDFEELARKNSLHKTARFGGDLGFVAFGILDEKVESALFALEEKTFSQPFETEAGWNIVFLQEKKNSTPPEYERVSDNLRAILKRRKMSALREGFYEKLYDQYGLSFREEMLEKDKFLKAVSAEKIKHFERIPIAIFKEGELMFGDFINGIDIQKIEAQDPFNVQQSLKNHLENKMDDILLDRLISERKLTHESERKLKSFKERLMMEDLYNNFIMKDIQISDREIEAYYKENGKEFEIPLSAKLRMISAGTREKMEAIKKKIMEGEEFSAVAAEFSEDRFTASRGGDMGWVQKGEMPEKIDELIFSMEPGDTSDILELPEGFGILKVEERKEPVIPVLSDVKEKIRKQLMKQKGETERAKWVSTLEQKSRIKIYERNVRKGARLFIHEFEEREKASPERGK